The window CTACTAAAAAGGACAATATAATCCAATGACAAAATATAGCAACTAAAATATATGCATTGCAGGCATCCACAACGTTTTTCTGTCAGGCAACTCAATTGGAAAGCTCCTCCACTTGTGCAACCCCATGCACTCATTATGTGACTAGCCTAAACCCTATATCTGCTCATTAGGTTTTCAAATAATTAATTCGACTTTATTTATCCAAAGTCTGGCGCTGTCATAATGTTAATCAGAGTTGAAATTTCGCACCCCACTCATTCTCTGACCCTTGGCACCCGGATTGGCATGTTGTAATAACCTGAATCTCTCAACAGAAGCTGCGATAATTGTTACCCTATTAGCATGCAAAttgtttaattaatattattatgaggAAGTATATAATCCGCTCGTCACTTGACCCCCAAGCCCCAATAACAACCCTCTGTATTTCAGCGTGTAGCCTTACATGTTAATGAACTCCTCAGAAATGATCTCGCCCATttatccatcttcctctccagcaGCAGTGGGCAGGTCTTTGAAGCGTTCccctctttgtattttttttttttactttaattttaaCGCACACGGACAAGATCTTATGAATAATTCCTCCCcactcatttctttttttcttttcttttttttttaacatctaaAATTCAATAATTGCTTTTCGTTCATTTCCAAGCAtatacccccccacccctcccctccccaacacacacacacacacacacaactcggGCGCACACAGGAGCTCAATGAAAGGCAGCCCTTGACACAGTCTCCTGAGACGTTGCATTTAAATCCGTTTTTCTACAACCGGGTGACATTGTCAGATTCGAGCTTTAATTAACCCGATAATAAGGCGAACAAGGCCGGCGTTCAGTCGCGCTGTTGCTCTGCCTTGTTACCTTTCTAGAACTGGCCCTTTTGGCAGCTCTTCAGAggggaaataataatacaaatgtgttgctgttgttgttttgttttttatcatggGGAGGTATGTTGCAGCTGGACACATCGTCTTTATTGCATTTATGTATTGTTGATCTGAATCAATAAGAGCACAGGGGGGCCTATAGACTAATTGATTCAACTTTCCATCCAAACAGATGAATTCCAGGAGGGCTGAGAGATCATGACAGATAcagctcagctcagctcagATCAGATCAGAGGGGTTTCTCTTCCAGTGTCAATACAAACAGGTTATATAGAGGCTTCGACTTTACAAGGAAGTGAAGACATTTAAGcctaaaatgtgcatttgtggGATTTCTGCATGGATGTTGTGGGAAAACAACTTTCAGAAACAACATGAATACCTCACTGCTATTTGATATTTCACTTGTGCAAGTTTAACACCTCAATGCTTACATCCATAATAACCCCTTCACCTTAAGCACATTTCATGAGATAAAACAGCACATTAgagatttaaatgtattctgaaTGAAAGATATGACTATGCAGTGACACACACTGAAGAGAGATGATGCTTTTGACTTAAAGCCAATTTACACTTGTTGTTCTCTGCTCTTGTTGTtgtaactatttattttaatcatttaGTGAGTGTTAAATGTGGTTATAACCACTTAAGGGTGCTCTTAATTCCATTACTCACCACAGCAATGAGGTGAAGAAAAAATAGCAGTGGCACTgattgagcacacacacacacacacacacacacacacacacacacacacacacttggactTTTAAACTCTTGAATAGAGTATAAAAGTACAGCCCATCATGTATTCTGGACCCTTTGTACCCATCAGAGTTTCATTATGGTGCTGAACAAACAAGTCAACCACTTCTATAACTTCCTTCCCTAAATAAGTCTCCTCAATGCAAACTtgctgtgttgtttgtttgagtcTCCTAAGAGGATTTTGGAGCTCACCTGACTCCAGATAACAGAACCAGTGCCAATGATAGGTGTTTCTGTGATAgcctgcaccccccccccccaaccccaccaAAGAAGACACAGGTCTTATCAAGACGCCCATCTAACACTGATGCTTACTTTAGCAGCACAGAAtcaaattcatttttaattaggCGGGCAAATTAATAGGCAGCAGTTTAGGAGTTTAATTACTCAATTAACTTCACGCACGTTAATTTTTAACTATCTAAATTAGGTTGCACATTATTCGATTTGATGATAATTATAGaattaaatctaaattaattgttttggaTGATTTGGATGAACTAGATGCAATTCCAATTAAACATTAGgggtagaaaaaaagaagaagatggatgCCATTTTAAGCTCGCAAATCCTTTGATTCGATTTTAAGCAAGAAACTCTGCCTCGAAATTTTCCCTCTGATCCTACaaattctctctccctctaatcCCACAATTAAAAGTTTCCTCCCATCTAATTATCTGTAATTGTGCCGCTGTCAAAGTAGAATGGAGAAGTGAAAGCGATTGATTTGGACTTTTAATTCAGTTCATTTCTGATAGAAGAGAAAGTAATTCCCTTCAAATTACCTCATTCAATCCTGACACCCTAATGCCCTTCAAAATCTCtccgtttttttttactccccagcatttatatattaaaaatgaagCTAGAATGACTAGTGcctcctaataataataaccaaacTTCCATTAGAATAATAATTTCATTTCAATTAAAACTGACTTATCACCTTTGCTAAAACGTGCTTAATATGCCGAAAATTATCAATGCTTGAAGGAGCCCAAACTGGGGAGTCTAATTGTAATCAGCAAATCAGAGGTGCTTGTCGCTGCCGTGCCTTTGCAGAGAGGCAGTCTCGGAAATAGAACTAATTTACTCAACTCCCCCGGGAAATCCGCTCAACAgattaacattttcaaaatatagTAATGATATAATTTGAGAAATGGTGACGCCAATTTGCGAGGAGCCTTTGTGCAGGataatttgcatttttttttcttcctcccttcgCCACCGCCTGCATTTTGCCCCCGTTAATTACAGCTCCGCAGATGAAGGGTGTGCTGTTTGACTCAGTGCTTATTATTCAACTTCAATACAATAATTCAACTCtacaggaatatatatatatatatatatatatatatatatatatatatatatatatatatatgtataaaaagtGTAGCCTATCCAAATTTAAGCCATCCTCCATGTAATCCCAAATGGTTCTGGATCGGTGGAAATATGAAGGTGCATATAGGCATATAGTCTGCCTGTCACTGTGGGTGTCTCGTTATTATAGCTCATATATGGCTGCTGTGCATTACTCGATATATAGGTTCATAAGAAAGACTTTAAGTTTCTTGGAcggcctcaaacacacacacatactctccaTTACAGTTTCCTGAGAGAGATGTGTAATAAATACACTCCATTTCATCAGGTTTCGATGCATCTGCAATGAACACAACTTTGCATCCCTAAACTTTTAGGAAACTAATCCCAAAGTACAAGAACCGAGGAGGAAGTTGAGACGAGGCCTGCGAAACGGAAAGCTATTTATGATCATCCTCAAATAATACACTGGGCGCGTGCGGTTTATTCCGACTGCAGCCAACTTGGAAGTGATGGCAGGAGAGAGCTCGCGGTCCCTCGCCGTGGAGTGGTGGCTGTACTGTGCAGCCCGGCCATCTGCTGCTGGGCACACACTATACCAACAAGCCCGGAGATATTGGCTGTGGAGCTTCGCTGCAGCGGACCGAGACGAGGCgtctttgacccccccccccccccccccaaaaaaaaacgacaGATTGAAGTTATGGGAACTTTTGAGAAATGTTGCAAAAGACGTGTGTAtaggcctatatatatattggtcgTTATCTGATCACGTGGTTCacttcactctcacattcacgcTGTCATCCCGCATCTTGTTATGAATCGGTCTTATAAACATGGCCGGCCCTAAAAGTATGCCGATAGACCTTTAGGCCTCCTTGACCTCTTCTTCCAACCAAGACCTCAAGAGAGCGGCTTCGGTGTGCATAAAAAGACCTGtggcgccctctagtggccgtTTGCGGTGCAACGTTTATTCTACGTGGTGTGGCACAAACAAAGAGGGACGATCTCCTCATACATAATCTAATGTCTCGAGGGTTTAAAACCACGGCACGACCACTAACATGTGGCTGGAGCAACCAGAGTGCGACCtctgctgacctctgacctctggacTCCTGATTTCCCCACAGCAATCAATAAAGCGTATATAGATGTCAAAGCAATTCTCACACagttaaaatgaaatgaaaaataaatgttacacTTTGCTGTGAGAAATAAATCATGGAAAGTGCAGAACGCACATACAGGTATAACAATATGTTCAACTATCAAACACTTAAAGAGATGTTGGTCATAATGAGCACATTAGTTTAACTGGACGGGAATTCCTTTAAAAGTAATAATACTTTGGAATAAGGTCTGCATTGGAGGTCATTCATTTTTGTAATGTTCCATCTTGGATTTCAAATGAAGAGGatttctgtttcctccttccttcctcctgaAGAACACAAGTGGGTGAACAGGTACGATTCTAGCCTTTTGGTTAACACGGCACATTTACAGGGATGAAGTGCATTCAACTGCACTGCCGAGCGATTCAGTAATCCTCTCATATGACTAATAATCTGTAACTGCATCCTGAACAACAACTGAAGAAGAGGCGTGGGGCCCGCTGAGGGGCCGCCGTGTGTGTGGAGGGCCAGGTGTTTTCAGAGTGCTGCCATCTGGACACGGCGTTGGCAGCTTATGAGGCAGGTGTAGCCTCTGCCCATTCCTGCTGATGCACTCTTGCATTATATTCAACATCTCATAAGGAGGAATATGTTCTATTGATGACGTTTTATTAAgtcactttattgatccctccACAATAAAGTGGCTCCCGAGGAGCTGAAATATGCAGGAGTGTGATGGCAACACTGAAAAAGTCATGACCATCCTCTTTAAATAGTcattttatatacactgtatattatatttaaagcaATATAATAACGTATACCATATTAGAATGAATGCAATATTCATTCAGCCCATTTGAATTATTAATCAAATATCCATTCAGTCTACTAAGGCTTATTATAAATTAGCATGCATTGAAATACATTCAATATAGACTGTCGTCATTTTAATAGCTGGTCATTGTATGCAAGTGTTGTCATTTCCGTGTTATGTTGagaattaaatgtaaaaaattaaaagagaacTTCAATCTTTTTACCATGAAGTGgcaattaaaagtaaaaaaaacagtgtttatagTGCCGTTAGTATATTTCTTTGGAGTCcatcttattcttattcttatctTGTGGAGGAATCCTGCTGCCATCAGCTGGTCAAACCTGCAAAGACACTCAGCCTCAAGTTCTCTGCTCTGGTAAATCCACATATTAAACCATCATTTTGTGTGCCATCTAAAACAATGCTGGGGCCGATTTCACACAATTATACTCACTCATCTGAGAGAGCAGTCCAAACCCAAACCCAAGAACGTACTTTAAGACCCATTCTCTGTAAATTGTCTAAAGATTGGATGATTGGActtgagttaaaaaaataaataattggatGTCAAACTGTGATATTGGAATTATACGGCTCTATCTCACTTTTTAATAACGCAGAGTAAcacacattttcatgaatgttGAAAATTACTTTAGGCTTTTTTCAAAGACTCTTTGGTGGTTTAATATTTAAGAAGATAGAAAGCACATTACTATTTTTCTATCTGGCTCGCCAAATCTTCAATGAACAGTTTATTAGAGCTGCTGTGGACCCACTAGAGGGATCCTTATATTTCCAGGCTTAAAAGATTGAATTTATTATGACTCCTATTAAGTCTAAATCAACCCTTAACTGGTTTATATTCCAGATCAGATATTATATTGATGCCCCGAGGAGAAATTCAGATGTTACTGCGGTACAAGAAACAGTCTGAAGAGGGTAATGcggtttaaaataataaataaaacaaaatataaaaattaagTAAATTACATTCCAAAGCTatacatattttacaaaaaaaaacatatttgtggaAAATCTTCTTTCTGTAATCCAGGAAATAATGTGTTGGGAAGTGAAAGATTCAATAAACAAGTCAAAAGTGTTCAGTCGGACGGTCTGGGGTCAAGACGGATGCAGTTGCATCATGGGAGAGGTTCTCTGAGGAGGtataggcaaggcaaggcaagtttatttatagagcacaattcgtacacaaaggcaattcaaagtgctttacagctacataaaattacaaaaaggcaaataaaatcattccataaaaacataaaaataataatatattaattatattaaaagcgaagagtgcatataaaatactttcagttgtcaaatagaaccgttttcagcctggatttaaacattgtcagagttgaggcctgtctcacatattctggaagactgttccagattttagcataaaagtgaaacgcagcctccccgtgtttagtcctgactctggaccagcaggagaccactccctgagcttctcagagcccgagatggttcatatggctctaacatgtcacacatgtactttggtgctagaccatgaagagatttgtacacaagcagagctgttttaaagtctaggTATAGCATGCAGGCTCGGTCTAATAGCAAGAAGATCTCACAAAGTTTAactttaaatcaatttaaaggAATACCAAAACAGTTTCCCACGACAGCGGGCGACCTATAGTGAAGTCCTCCAGACATGGCATCTAAACGGGGGCCCGGGGCAGTAGGGCTTAGGAAGGACTTCTGGAGGTCAAACACTTGTCTCAACACGTTACCTTGACGGTAAACCGATATCAAACAGGCTGAAAAAAGTCAAGTTCTAGTAGGACGTTTTACAACACTCCTGAACTCCCTCAGCACAAAAGGTCAAGtgtctcccacaatgcaacactcGCACAAATGAGACAAACTGCAGAGTTCAATGAGCAGATTTACCTCCTAAAACATAGTGCAAATAAAGCAGCAGGAGACCATGGGCACCTGCAGATACCCATTTATAAATATGTCTTGCTGCCCTATTAAGGGGAACTCTCAGGTAaacatgtcttcacacacaTATTCTATCATGTATTTGAAAAACcataaaatacagtataacGTTTTTAAATTCTTATTTTGTGTGGGGAatcttttaaatgtacttatggCTTGCAAATGTTTAAAGATGAGATAAAGTGCTGCTAATGAATGAAATATAGTTATGTACTTCAGCAAAGCAAATCAACCCAGTCATTGATTTGCATCTGCATCTGTGAATCTAATAGATACATATGTTGCAGTTGAATGACTTACAAATAACTAGACTCCAACATTGGCCTAACTTGAATAGACTAGTCATAGACTAGTCATAATTATGCACGTTAATGATGATTTGACTAATTTAATGTGTTGCAACTCTCCACTTTGACCAAATGAGGGCAGCCGACACTCAGTATTATACACACATGAGTTGTACTGCCTGTAATTCAGTTTAATGACGCGGCATACAAACTTCCGCTatgagctttaaaaaataaaataaacatataacaaGTATACCGCTATTTAATCTTTGTATGTTAACGCAATTTGCAAAATGAAGAAGACGTGTACAGGCAGCGGGGATAGAAACTAATCATATAAAATCAGCAGCTAGAAAACGTAGTTTGTGCTCTTAAGTAAATCACAGTAGCGACAACAAAAATAttaaagatggagaaaaaagtCTCTCCGATCTTTCCAGACTTTTCTAGGCATGACTTTTAGATCTTTCCAGACTTTTCTAGGCATGACTTTTAGATCTTTCCAGACTTTTCCACCGACCGTTTTCCTGACGTCAGGTTACATCCGTCTCGTGGGCGGAGCCCGCGTGACACATCAGAAAAAAGACTCGATGAAAACAGACAGCTCGACGGGCAGCGGCGCTCACACGGCTGTCAGGAGGAAGACACCCATCGGGAGGAACCGGGAGTACTGGAGCTCGTTGCCTCCGactataaacacaacagaccGACATTTTGGTGAGTGGAAATTGAATTACAGTTTAGATTAAACGTGAGCGAGTAACGCTACCGTTACGTTAACCAAGAGCTAGCGTAGTCAGCTAACGTTGAAAAACAACAGGTTACTGCTGAACAACACTCACGCTATCTGCTAGCATGTTTGTTACAATTAACAAGTGACAATGATGGCGGTTTGTGAGGCTTTGGTCACAGTAAGGAGTATGTATGTTGTCACGTTGGTTGGAGCTACGCTAATTGTTTAGCAAAAGATAATATTTCCTGTAGGCAGTTATGTAACCAAGCTAGCATGGCCTAGCTAGGTAGCAAGTTAGCAACCTCTTTGTAGGGATTCATAACAAAGTGTGTCCGTTTTTCGAAACTAAAATAACGTTTGAAATCCCCAAAACAGCTTCACCTCCAAGTACAAACATATTTCGTTGCTAACGTTATACAATAAGCCGTCTTGACACTATcctatataataaataacaaatggcAATGCAGTTGCACAGCTAACGCCTCTTTAGCATACACAGACACCACCCAGTGTTCACAGAACGGAAGTCACCGAGACGGGCAATGAGTCGGTCCTGTGtggaaaaacaaactaaacctttttccattccttctccttcaggTTGTTGAGATTTCAACGTTTGGCTCTCGAGGTGTTTCTGTGTGATGGAGCTTCCGGATTTGGGAGAGCACTGCTCCGAGAAAACCTGCAAACGTTTAGGTGAGTCCTGTTTGGGAAACGATGGCCCGTCTCGTTTATTCTTCTAAACTCAATTTGaacctgacatttaaaaaaaaaacctttcgtTGCAGATTTTCTTCCGATGCGATGTGATGCCTGTAAAGAGATTTTCTGCAAGGACCACATCGCCTATGCAACTCACAAATGCATGTCGTCCTACCAGAAGGTAATGTGACTGCAGCACAGAGCAATTTATGTACTATAATTACAATGTTATGTTTCTCATATCTACAGGCTATGAAATTAGGCATTATACGCTATTACTTTAGGTTGTTTTTATGaagtaatatatatttgtctaaTTAAATCCCACTTCCATTAACGTGATTGCTGTAAGCTTCATCCCCCAATTAAACCCATTGCCAACATAGACATATCTTGCTTATCTGTCCTTAATTGACTAACTTAATATTGTGAAAGGTCAGAGTTTACAGTAGTGGTGATGGTTACATATTCACAATTTTAGGTTCCGTATTCCTATGTtagtctttttaaaatgattttatttattgttcccATTAGGACATCCAGGTCCCAGTATGTCCTTTGTGTGACATCCCCATTCCCGTCAAGAGGGGAGAGATGCCCGACATTAAAGTCGGTGAACACATTGATCGGGATTGCAAATCGGACCCTgcgcagagaaagagaaaggttgatataaaacagagacgtgtcaccttttttaaaattgcaaGTTTGAATCTAAGATTAATAGAATTTTTATAAATTTTTCTCCAGATCTTCACAAATAGATGTTCTAAAGGAGGCTGTAAGCAGAAGGAAATGATGCGAGTTACCTGTGACCAGTGTCATTCCAATTACTGTCTTAAGCACCGGCACCCACTTGACCATGATTGTAAGACTGATGGGAAACCTGTGTCCAAATCTGGGTGGGTACAGTCACGTTACATCTTCAGATAATGCTGTCGTTTCATTTGaatattacattaattattGCTGGCTTTTTGTTATGGTAGACATTCTGCTTTAATGAGGGCCCAAGGTGCTTCCTCCACCTcaacttcatcatcatcatcatcaggttCAAGAAACTCAAGACCCTTTTCTAATGGCGTCAGTGCCAACAGCAGAGGACACAGCACTGGGTAAGcacttttacacattttaaagcaatGCAGAGAAAATAGTCAGCCTAATCATTTTTCAAATTGACGCTGAAAAAATGCACTTCCCCCCCTCAGCACTACACAGCAGATTCCTACTTCCGTTTCAGCACAGAATGCGATGCCACCATCAGCATCATTTCAGGCCGGCATGGTATGGGCATTGTTTAATGCGACGTCACCCGATGAAATAATTCCCCAGACGCAAGGGAACTGAAATATGAAAACGATTGCGCTGTCTTTGCAGACGGAGGAGCAGGCTTTACAAAAGGCTCTGGAGATGTCTTTGGCTGATTCCAGACCAACAGTTCAGCCGGCCCTTACGTGAGTAAACTTCCATCAAAACCCAAATGCATCCCATCATCAACTCAACACCTAAAATGTCagcatgctgctgctgagtgGAGTGTTTGTCTGACTGACCATCTTAAAACAGTGGAAGTGTATGTCAACAGGGAGGTGCAAGTGAATGAATCTAACTTAATAAAGGTTATGTAAATTGACTGATTTTGACAAGGAAATTAGAAAAAACGGATGGTTGTCATGCACCAAACACAAGTCAAATCCCAATAAATCATTATGTTCAACTTAATAAGGTTACAAGGTGTTTctcaagtaaaagaaaaagagtaagTAAAACACGATAATACattcaaacaatacaattaaaacctttttttttaaat of the Cyclopterus lumpus isolate fCycLum1 chromosome 8, fCycLum1.pri, whole genome shotgun sequence genome contains:
- the zfand2a gene encoding AN1-type zinc finger protein 2A isoform X2, with amino-acid sequence MELPDLGEHCSEKTCKRLDFLPMRCDACKEIFCKDHIAYATHKCMSSYQKDIQVPVCPLCDIPIPVKRGEMPDIKVGEHIDRDCKSDPAQRKRKIFTNRCSKGGCKQKEMMRVTCDQCHSNYCLKHRHPLDHDCKTDGKPVSKSGHSALMRAQGASSTSTSSSSSSGSRNSRPFSNGVSANSRGHSTGTTQQIPTSVSAQNAMPPSASFQAGMTEEQALQKALEMSLADSRPTVQPALTPQEQEDQALAQALAASEEEFRRQQQRQQVPGKLRRR
- the zfand2a gene encoding AN1-type zinc finger protein 2A isoform X1, encoding MELPDLGEHCSEKTCKRLDFLPMRCDACKEIFCKDHIAYATHKCMSSYQKDIQVPVCPLCDIPIPVKRGEMPDIKVGEHIDRDCKSDPAQRKRKIFTNRCSKGGCKQKEMMRVTCDQCHSNYCLKHRHPLDHDCKTDGKPVSKSGHSALMRAQGASSTSTSSSSSSGSRNSRPFSNGVSANSRGHSTGTTQQIPTSVSAQNAMPPSASFQAGMTEEQALQKALEMSLADSRPTVQPALTPQEQEDQALAQALAASEEEFRRQQQRQQVRESKSSNCSLS